GTACATCCGCGGCGGCGTCGTGTCCGCCATGCCCGAACTCGCCCACGCCCCGGCCGACGAAAACGAGGACGCCACACCCGGCCCCGGCACCGGGAAACCCGGCGGCTCCGACGACGTCCTGGCATTCGCCTACTAAGCGCAGAGGAAATTCGACAATGGAACTGCTGCCCACCATCTGGTTCATCGCCATCGCGGTGTTGTGGACGGGATACCTCTTCCTCGAAGGATTCGACCTCGGCGTCGGAATGCTGATGAAGCTCTTCGCCCGCAACAACACCGAACGCCGTGTCCTGCTCAATACGATCGGACCCGTCTGGGACGGCAACGAGGTCTGGCTGCTGACGGCCGGCGGTGCCACCTTCGCCGCCTTCCCGCTCTGGTACGCCTCACTGTTCTCCGCCCTCTACCTTCCCCTGCTGGTGGTCCTCGTGGCCCTCATCTTCCGTGCCGTGGCTTTCGAATACCGCGGCAAGGTGGACACCGACCGCTGGCGCGCAGTGTGGGACTGGGCCATTGCGGCCGGATCCCTCGTCGCTGCATTCGGCGTCGGTGCGGCGCTTGCGCTGACCACCACCGGGCTTCCCATCAATGCGAACGGTGACCGCGAGGGCGGACCGTTCGCCTGGTTCAGCGGTTACGCCGTCCTGGGCGGGCTTGCCGTTGTGTGCTTCTCCCTGCTGCACGCGCTGGCGTTCCTGGCACTGAAAACCGACGGTGACGTCAGGCACCGCGCCCGCAACTGGTTTGTCCGGCTCCTGCCCGTCCTCCTGCTCCCGATTGCCGGCTGGGCCATCAGCGTCCAGCTTCTCAGCGGCGAGGCCTGGACCATTGCGGCGGTTGCCGCTGCGGTTGTGGCCGCAGTGCTGGCCTGGCAATTCGGCCGGAACGGCCTGGAAGGGAAGGCGTTCCTGTCGCTGGGGGTGTTCCTGCTCCTCGGCAGCGCCTCAATCTTCGGTGCCGCCTTCCCGGTGGTGCTTCCCTCCACCATCAACGCGGACTTTGACCTGACCATTTCCAATGCCTCTTCCTCCGACTACACGCTGGGTCTGATGAGCATCGTGGCCTGTGTGGGACTGCCGCTGGTGTTGGCATACCAGGCTTGGACCTACTGGGTGTTCCGCCGCCGGGTCAGCGCCGCCCACATTCCGGAAGCCCACAGCTTCCTTCCTGCCATCGCCGCCAGGGCACTGGCCCCCAAAGACTAGGACCCCATGAGACCGCAGTTCCCGGCCGGCCCCGCAAACCGTCTCGCGCTCTATTGGCTGGGCCTCCTTGCGGCCCTCAAGGCATTGTCGCTGGTGCTCATGGCCCAGGCCGTGGCATCCGTCCTTGCCGGACTGGTCGCCCAGAACCCGGCCTGGGCCGAGCAGCTGGGTTGGGGAATGGCCGGAGTCGTCCTTCGGTCCCTGACGGTTTGGGCCCAGGGCGTGGCGTCCCGCCGGGCCGCCCTGGGGGTCAAGGAGGAACTGCGGACGGCCCTGCTGGAACGGGCGTTGAGGAACGGCACCCGTGCGGCGGGCCCCTCCGACGGCGGCCTGGCCATCCTGGCCACGCGGGGCTTGGACGCGCTGGACAGCTACTACACCCAGTTCCTGCCGGCCCTCGTCAACTGCGCCGCCGTCCCGCTCCTGCTTGGCGCCCGGATCCTGCTCGCCGACTGGGTCAGCGCGGTGGTGGTCGTGCTGACTGTGCCACTGGTTCCGGTCTTCATGGTGCTGATCGGCCGCTACACCGAAGACCGGGTGCGGATCGCGCAATCGGCCCTGGCCAGGTTGTCCGGCCACATGCTGGAACTGGCCAAAGGCCTGCCCGTGCTGGTGGGCCTGGGCCGGGCCACCGCCCAGCGGAAGGCACTGGAGGACATTTCCGAGCAGTACCGGTCCCGCACCATGGAAACCCTTCGGACAGCCTTCCTGTCCGCCCTCGCCCTGGAACTTATCGCCACGATCTCAGTCGCCGTTGTAGCCGTTTTCATCGGTGTTCGCCTGGTGCACGGGGACATGGCGCTTGAGGCCGGGCTGCTTGCCCTGATCCTGGCGCCGGACTGCTACCTGCCGCTGCGGGAACTGGGCACCGCCCACCACGCCAGTGACGACGGCCGTGTTGCCCTGGCCGAGGTCACCGCGGTCATGGACGCACCCGAAGTCCAGCCCCTGCAGCCGCAGGCCGGCATCGGTGCCGAAGACGGCCTGCTCCCCGGGAAATTGGCGTCCGACGGCGGCGCGGACCTTCCGGCGGTAACCGTCAGCAATCTTGTGGTGGTGTACGGCGGACGGATGGAGCCCGCCGTCGGGCCGCTCAGCTTTGACGCGCCCGCAGGGCGGATCACCGCCCTCGACGGCGCCAGCGGGGCGGGTAAGAGCACCATCCTGGGCGTCCTGGCGGGAACCGTGGGCACCGGCGGCGGTGCCGTGGTGGGCGGAAGCATTGCGGGGTTTTCGCCATCGAGGGTGGCGTGGGTGCCGCAGCATCCGGTCATGGTGGAGAAAAGCGTGCTGGCCGAGGTGCGGCTCTACCTGGGGGA
Above is a window of Arthrobacter sp. FB24 DNA encoding:
- the cydB gene encoding cytochrome d ubiquinol oxidase subunit II, whose protein sequence is MELLPTIWFIAIAVLWTGYLFLEGFDLGVGMLMKLFARNNTERRVLLNTIGPVWDGNEVWLLTAGGATFAAFPLWYASLFSALYLPLLVVLVALIFRAVAFEYRGKVDTDRWRAVWDWAIAAGSLVAAFGVGAALALTTTGLPINANGDREGGPFAWFSGYAVLGGLAVVCFSLLHALAFLALKTDGDVRHRARNWFVRLLPVLLLPIAGWAISVQLLSGEAWTIAAVAAAVVAAVLAWQFGRNGLEGKAFLSLGVFLLLGSASIFGAAFPVVLPSTINADFDLTISNASSSDYTLGLMSIVACVGLPLVLAYQAWTYWVFRRRVSAAHIPEAHSFLPAIAARALAPKD